The Thalassotalea sp. HSM 43 genome window below encodes:
- a CDS encoding valine--tRNA ligase — protein sequence MEKTFNPSAIEQAMYTAWEEKGYFAPTGKGDGYCIAIPPPNVTGSLHMGHAFQQTIMDSLIRYQRMQGKNTLWQSGTDHAGIATQMVVERKIAAEENKTRHDYGRDAFIDKIWDWKAHSGGTIGQQMRRLGNSIDWSRERFTMDDGMSNAVQEVFVRLYQDDLIYRGKRLVNWDPKLHTAISDLEVENKDKKGHMWHFRYPLADGVKTADGKDYIVVATTRPETMLGDTGVAVNPEDPRYQDLIGKNILLPIVNRLIPIVGDEHADMDKGTGCVKITPAHDFNDNEVGKRHNLPMINIFDVDANILSKAEVFDVNGEASDACSDALPESYAGLERFAARKQIVAEFEQLGLLDEIKDHDLTVPYGDRSGVVIEPFLTDQWYVRADVLAKPAIDAVEKGDIEFVPKQYENMYFAWMRDIQDWCISRQLWWGHRIPAWYDEQGNVYVGRSEDEVRSQNNLSADAVLRQDDDVLDTWFSSALWTFSTLGWPEDTDALKQFHSTDVLVTGFDIIFFWVARMIMMTMHFVKDDEGTPQVPFKKVYVTGLIRDENGDKMSKSKGNVIDPLDMIDGIELDDLLEKRTGNMMQPKLKEKITKLTKKEFPAGIEAHGTDALRFTLAAVASTGRDINWDMKRLEGYRNFTNKLWNASRYVLMNTEEHDCGLENKDMVLSLADRWIIGQFENTVKAVHQAFDSFRFDIAAQALYEFTWNQFCDWYLELTKPVIFKGSEAEQRGTRHTMVNVLEALLRLMHPIMPYITETIWQRVAPLTKADVNDDSIMVQAYPQFDAAQVDEQAISDVEWLKQFIVAIRNIRGEMDIAPSKPLPVLVKNVNADDERRLQQNSQFLSALAKLESIDILADDEQGPASATAVVGEMSVLIPMAGLIDVEAELARLNKSIEKIEKDVQRTRGKLSNDNFVSKAPEAVIAKERDKLAEAEATLAKLEEQKLSIANM from the coding sequence ATGGAAAAAACGTTTAATCCTTCGGCTATTGAACAGGCTATGTATACAGCCTGGGAAGAAAAAGGTTATTTTGCACCAACCGGTAAAGGTGATGGCTACTGTATTGCTATCCCACCACCAAATGTTACTGGTAGCCTGCATATGGGCCACGCCTTCCAACAAACCATTATGGACTCATTGATTCGCTATCAGCGCATGCAAGGTAAAAACACCTTGTGGCAATCGGGTACCGATCACGCCGGCATCGCCACGCAAATGGTGGTTGAGCGCAAAATTGCGGCAGAAGAAAATAAAACTCGCCACGACTATGGACGTGACGCCTTTATCGATAAAATCTGGGACTGGAAAGCGCACTCAGGTGGCACCATTGGTCAACAGATGCGTCGCTTAGGTAACTCTATCGATTGGTCTCGTGAACGCTTTACCATGGACGACGGCATGAGCAATGCTGTACAAGAGGTGTTTGTTCGACTTTATCAAGACGATTTAATCTATCGTGGTAAGCGACTGGTCAACTGGGATCCAAAATTGCACACCGCAATTTCTGATTTAGAAGTTGAGAACAAGGATAAGAAGGGCCACATGTGGCATTTCCGCTACCCGCTTGCGGATGGCGTAAAAACTGCTGATGGCAAAGACTACATTGTGGTTGCAACAACGCGACCAGAAACCATGCTGGGTGACACCGGTGTTGCGGTAAACCCAGAAGATCCGCGTTACCAAGATCTTATCGGTAAGAATATCCTATTGCCTATCGTTAATCGTTTGATTCCAATTGTTGGTGATGAACACGCTGATATGGACAAAGGCACAGGTTGTGTAAAAATCACCCCTGCCCATGACTTTAACGATAACGAAGTCGGTAAGCGTCATAACTTACCAATGATCAACATTTTTGATGTTGATGCCAACATATTGAGCAAAGCTGAAGTATTTGATGTAAACGGTGAAGCCTCAGACGCATGCAGCGATGCATTACCAGAATCTTATGCTGGCCTTGAGCGCTTTGCAGCGCGTAAGCAAATCGTTGCCGAATTTGAACAGTTGGGCTTGCTTGATGAAATTAAAGACCATGATCTGACGGTACCATACGGTGACCGCAGTGGTGTTGTGATTGAACCATTTTTGACTGATCAGTGGTATGTACGAGCTGATGTATTAGCCAAGCCTGCGATAGATGCCGTTGAAAAAGGCGATATTGAATTTGTACCTAAGCAATATGAAAATATGTATTTTGCTTGGATGCGCGATATTCAAGATTGGTGTATCTCACGTCAATTGTGGTGGGGTCATCGTATTCCGGCTTGGTATGACGAACAAGGCAATGTCTATGTTGGTCGCAGCGAAGACGAAGTACGCAGCCAAAACAACCTGTCTGCTGATGCTGTATTGCGTCAAGACGACGATGTACTGGATACCTGGTTCTCGTCAGCACTTTGGACCTTCTCAACCTTAGGTTGGCCAGAAGATACCGATGCGCTAAAACAATTCCACTCAACGGATGTACTGGTAACCGGTTTCGATATTATTTTCTTCTGGGTTGCCCGCATGATCATGATGACCATGCACTTTGTTAAAGACGACGAAGGTACACCGCAAGTGCCATTTAAGAAAGTCTATGTAACCGGTCTTATTCGTGATGAGAACGGCGACAAGATGAGTAAATCAAAAGGTAATGTCATCGATCCTCTGGATATGATTGACGGTATCGAGCTTGATGATCTACTTGAAAAGCGCACTGGCAACATGATGCAGCCAAAGTTAAAAGAAAAGATAACTAAGCTGACCAAAAAAGAGTTCCCTGCTGGTATTGAAGCCCATGGTACCGATGCCCTGCGTTTCACCTTAGCTGCGGTTGCGTCTACAGGACGTGACATCAACTGGGATATGAAACGCTTGGAAGGTTACCGTAACTTTACCAACAAGCTGTGGAACGCCAGTCGCTATGTATTAATGAATACTGAAGAGCATGACTGTGGTCTTGAAAATAAAGACATGGTGTTGTCACTCGCGGATCGCTGGATCATTGGCCAGTTTGAAAATACCGTTAAAGCCGTGCATCAAGCATTTGATAGCTTCCGTTTTGATATTGCCGCCCAGGCATTATATGAATTCACTTGGAACCAGTTCTGTGATTGGTATCTTGAATTAACCAAGCCGGTCATTTTCAAAGGCAGTGAAGCCGAGCAACGTGGTACTCGCCATACCATGGTCAACGTGTTAGAAGCGTTATTGCGTCTTATGCACCCAATCATGCCGTACATCACCGAAACCATTTGGCAACGTGTTGCACCGCTTACCAAGGCTGACGTTAACGACGACAGCATCATGGTACAAGCGTACCCGCAATTTGATGCAGCACAGGTTGATGAGCAAGCGATTAGCGATGTTGAGTGGCTTAAGCAGTTTATCGTAGCGATTCGTAATATTCGCGGTGAAATGGATATTGCGCCAAGCAAGCCATTACCGGTATTGGTGAAAAACGTTAACGCTGACGATGAGCGCCGCTTGCAACAAAACAGCCAATTCTTAAGCGCCTTAGCCAAGCTAGAAAGCATTGATATTCTAGCCGATGACGAGCAAGGCCCAGCATCTGCAACGGCTGTTGTTGGTGAGATGAGCGTACTTATTCCGATGGCAGGCTTAATTGATGTCGAAGCCGAGCTTGCACGTCTTAATAAATCAATTGAGAAAATTGAAAAAGACGTTCAGCGCACACGCGGCAAACTAAGCAATGACAACTTCGTCAGTAAAGCACCTGAAGCGGTAATTGCTAAAGAGCGCGACAAACTGGCTGAAGCGGAAGCGACATTGGCCAAGCTTGAAGAACAAAAGCTGTCTATCGCCAACATGTAA
- a CDS encoding DNA polymerase III subunit chi, with the protein MTTQVIFSVLDASAQDHLRLACEKVASLYRQNKRVFIFCDSQGDAHKIDELLWSFDSDSFVPHNLPGEGLESGSPVEISWQAPTNQRHVLVNLATNVPAFAGQFKQILDFVPADDGLKQQARQRYRSYQQAGCQLATESA; encoded by the coding sequence ATGACGACTCAGGTAATCTTTAGCGTACTCGATGCAAGCGCCCAAGATCACCTGCGTCTGGCGTGTGAAAAAGTCGCCAGCCTATACAGGCAAAATAAGCGAGTGTTTATTTTTTGTGACTCACAAGGTGATGCGCACAAAATCGACGAGCTGTTGTGGTCGTTTGATAGCGACAGCTTTGTTCCTCACAACCTGCCTGGCGAAGGGCTGGAGTCTGGTTCTCCCGTCGAAATCAGTTGGCAAGCGCCAACCAATCAAAGACACGTATTAGTAAACCTGGCCACAAACGTTCCCGCGTTTGCTGGCCAGTTCAAACAAATTTTAGATTTTGTCCCTGCCGACGATGGCTTAAAGCAACAAGCTCGCCAGCGATATCGCAGCTATCAACAAGCGGGTTGCCAATTGGCAACTGAGTCGGCCTAA
- the pepA gene encoding leucyl aminopeptidase: MEFSVKSGSPEKQRSACIVVGVYEPRRLSAVAEQLDDISGGYISNLLRRGDLEGKPGQMLLLHQVPNVLSERVLLVGCGKERELDERQYRQIISKTINTLNETGSMEAVCFLSELHVKGRDTYWKVRQAVEATQDCLYSFNQLKTRKEEARRPLRKIVFNVPTRRELPIGERAVAHGLAISSGMTSCKDVANMPPNICNPAYLAERGQQLTEINDKISVDVIGEQQMEKLGMGSYLAVGRGSVNESLMTIINYKGANDDSKPIVLVGKGLTFDSGGISIKPGEAMDEMKYDMGGAAGVLGAMHALAELDLPINVIGVLAGCENMPGGNAYRPGDILTTMSGQTVEVLNTDAEGRLVLCDALTYVERFEPDTVIDVATLTGACVIALGAHATGLLSSHNPLAHELLNASDQSGDRAWRLPLWDEYQEQLESPFADFTNLGGRAAGTITAACFLARFTKKYNWAHLDIAGTAWRGGAKKGATGRPVSMLTQFLLNRSGQEQGE, encoded by the coding sequence ATGGAGTTCAGTGTAAAAAGTGGCAGCCCGGAAAAGCAGCGTAGTGCCTGTATTGTCGTCGGTGTATACGAGCCACGTCGCCTAAGTGCGGTTGCTGAGCAACTAGATGACATTAGCGGTGGCTACATTTCTAATTTGTTACGCCGCGGTGACCTGGAAGGTAAACCAGGGCAAATGTTGTTATTACACCAAGTACCAAATGTCCTGTCTGAACGAGTTCTTTTGGTTGGCTGTGGTAAAGAGCGTGAATTGGACGAGCGCCAGTATCGCCAAATCATCAGCAAAACCATCAACACCTTGAATGAAACAGGTTCAATGGAAGCGGTTTGCTTCTTATCTGAGCTGCACGTTAAAGGTCGTGATACTTATTGGAAAGTACGCCAAGCGGTCGAAGCGACACAAGATTGTCTGTATAGCTTCAATCAGCTGAAAACGCGTAAAGAAGAAGCCCGTCGTCCTCTACGTAAAATCGTATTTAACGTCCCGACTCGTCGCGAATTGCCTATTGGTGAACGCGCAGTCGCACATGGCTTAGCTATCTCTAGCGGCATGACATCGTGTAAAGATGTTGCCAATATGCCACCAAATATTTGTAACCCTGCGTATCTTGCCGAACGTGGTCAGCAGTTAACCGAGATCAACGACAAAATCAGCGTTGATGTTATCGGCGAACAACAAATGGAAAAACTGGGTATGGGTTCATACCTAGCCGTTGGTCGTGGCAGTGTCAATGAATCCTTGATGACCATCATCAATTACAAAGGCGCTAACGATGACAGCAAACCAATTGTGCTGGTCGGTAAAGGTCTAACCTTTGATTCTGGCGGTATCTCTATCAAGCCTGGTGAGGCAATGGATGAGATGAAGTACGATATGGGCGGTGCTGCCGGTGTATTAGGTGCTATGCACGCATTGGCCGAACTTGACCTGCCAATCAATGTTATTGGTGTTTTGGCCGGTTGTGAAAACATGCCTGGTGGCAATGCCTATCGTCCAGGTGACATCTTAACCACCATGTCTGGTCAAACGGTTGAAGTGTTAAATACTGATGCCGAAGGTCGCTTGGTTTTATGTGACGCATTAACCTATGTTGAGCGCTTCGAGCCAGACACGGTCATCGATGTTGCTACCCTAACCGGCGCCTGTGTTATTGCCTTAGGTGCTCATGCAACCGGTCTATTGAGTTCACATAACCCACTTGCTCACGAATTGCTTAACGCATCGGATCAAAGTGGCGACCGCGCGTGGCGTTTACCGTTATGGGATGAATACCAAGAGCAGTTAGAAAGCCCATTTGCTGATTTCACCAACCTAGGTGGACGCGCAGCGGGTACCATTACTGCCGCTTGTTTCTTAGCTCGATTTACCAAGAAATATAACTGGGCCCATCTTGATATTGCAGGTACAGCATGGCGCGGTGGTGCGAAAAAAGGTGCAACCGGTCGTCCAGTAAGCATGTTGACTCAATTCTTGTTAAACCGCAGCGGTCAGGAACAAGGTGAGTAA
- the lptF gene encoding LPS export ABC transporter permease LptF — translation MIIFRYLLNEVGRTQLGVFFVLMTIFISQKFVRILDDASDGDFPAEMILTFMGLTIPHLMGVMLPLSLFLGILLAYGRIYAENEMTVLHACGVSEWYVVRITLVLAVVTSLVTGLFTLYLSPLAQEKEYQVKEQLSKDIGLTALTAGRFQKTSNDEAVVFIEDINDKNELRNVFVAQLPKDESGRQDMINVIFAKTGKVTEDETGAQKLIMSEGNRYQKNNLTTEFESMEFAGYQMKIQDQKVEEKRRKLSAIPTSDLIGRDDFEAQAELQWRMSFPITVLILTLIAVPLSVVNPRQGKFAKMFPALMLFLIYYLLLTSARSAMDDGKIAPAVGLWPIHLTALFVGWMLLLKSRGSGKKLKARLKRGNA, via the coding sequence GTGATTATTTTTCGATATTTATTAAATGAAGTTGGTCGCACTCAATTGGGTGTATTTTTTGTATTAATGACCATCTTTATCAGTCAAAAATTTGTACGTATTCTCGACGATGCCTCTGATGGGGATTTTCCTGCAGAGATGATTTTGACTTTCATGGGGCTGACAATTCCGCACTTAATGGGTGTGATGCTGCCTCTTAGTCTGTTTCTTGGTATTTTACTCGCTTATGGGCGTATTTATGCCGAAAACGAAATGACGGTTTTACATGCCTGCGGGGTCAGTGAATGGTATGTGGTTCGCATCACCTTAGTGTTGGCGGTGGTGACAAGTTTGGTCACTGGGCTATTTACCTTGTACTTGTCGCCATTAGCGCAAGAAAAGGAATACCAAGTCAAAGAACAGCTGTCTAAAGATATCGGTTTGACCGCGTTGACCGCAGGTCGGTTCCAAAAAACCAGCAACGATGAAGCCGTTGTTTTTATTGAAGATATTAACGATAAAAATGAACTGCGAAATGTATTTGTCGCGCAATTGCCAAAAGACGAAAGCGGCAGACAAGACATGATTAACGTTATCTTTGCCAAAACCGGTAAAGTAACCGAAGACGAAACCGGCGCGCAAAAGCTGATCATGAGCGAAGGTAATCGCTACCAGAAAAATAATCTGACCACAGAATTCGAAAGTATGGAATTTGCCGGTTATCAGATGAAAATACAAGACCAAAAAGTCGAAGAAAAACGGCGAAAACTCAGTGCCATACCAACCTCGGATCTAATCGGTCGCGATGATTTTGAAGCCCAAGCTGAATTGCAATGGCGGATGTCATTTCCAATTACGGTACTTATCTTAACCCTAATAGCGGTGCCTTTGAGTGTGGTCAATCCACGGCAGGGTAAGTTCGCCAAAATGTTCCCCGCTTTGATGCTGTTTTTGATTTACTATTTGCTGCTTACCAGTGCCCGCTCGGCAATGGATGATGGCAAAATTGCCCCGGCAGTTGGCTTGTGGCCCATTCATCTAACGGCGTTGTTTGTTGGTTGGATGTTGTTACTGAAAAGTCGAGGTAGCGGTAAAAAATTAAAAGCTCGATTGAAACGAGGCAACGCATAA
- the lptG gene encoding LPS export ABC transporter permease LptG codes for MMKILDLYIGRVIAMTTFLTLSVLVSISGIIKFVEQMRAVGRGNYDLLDAALFAFYSVPRDVEIFFPMAALVGGLIGLGMMASNSELVVMQAAGLSKLQIIKSVMKSAAVLIVLSMAIGEFLAPQGEAKAREIRAQAISEGSLISAKNGVWAKDGELIVHITEVADTGTLKNLSMYKFSDERKMERWLSAKSASWLNEQWQLNEIEVSTFGEEKIDTEHIDSQMWQSSLTPEKLGVVTVKPEALSLQGLVSYLDYLEENKQDTSRYMLAFWRKLMQPFTVAVMLLVALSYIFGPLRSVSMGARIMMGIGTGIAYDFINRMFGSFSQTFNMPPFLGAVLPSLLFVVIAVYLLRRKV; via the coding sequence ATAATGAAGATCCTAGATTTATACATAGGTCGCGTCATTGCCATGACCACGTTTTTAACCTTATCAGTATTGGTCAGCATCAGTGGCATCATCAAGTTTGTTGAACAAATGCGTGCCGTTGGTCGTGGTAATTATGACTTGCTTGATGCGGCATTATTTGCCTTTTATTCAGTCCCTCGTGATGTGGAAATTTTCTTTCCAATGGCGGCACTCGTGGGTGGTCTTATCGGTCTTGGTATGATGGCCAGCAATTCAGAGTTGGTGGTTATGCAAGCCGCTGGTTTATCGAAGCTACAAATCATTAAATCGGTGATGAAAAGTGCGGCGGTATTGATTGTATTAAGTATGGCTATTGGTGAGTTTTTAGCGCCGCAGGGTGAAGCCAAAGCTCGTGAAATACGTGCCCAAGCGATATCGGAGGGCAGCCTGATATCGGCGAAAAATGGCGTATGGGCCAAAGATGGCGAGTTAATCGTGCATATTACTGAAGTCGCAGATACCGGCACTTTAAAAAACTTGTCGATGTACAAGTTCAGTGATGAGCGCAAGATGGAGCGTTGGTTGAGTGCGAAAAGTGCCAGTTGGCTCAATGAACAATGGCAACTTAATGAGATCGAAGTTTCCACCTTTGGCGAGGAAAAAATTGATACCGAACATATAGACTCTCAAATGTGGCAGTCTAGTTTGACGCCAGAAAAGTTAGGTGTGGTGACGGTAAAACCTGAAGCGTTATCGTTACAAGGCTTGGTTAGCTACCTAGATTATCTAGAAGAAAACAAACAAGATACCAGTCGTTATATGTTGGCATTTTGGCGCAAGTTAATGCAGCCATTTACCGTGGCGGTGATGTTATTGGTTGCCTTGTCGTATATTTTCGGACCGTTGCGAAGTGTGTCTATGGGGGCACGTATCATGATGGGTATTGGTACCGGCATCGCATATGATTTTATTAATCGTATGTTTGGCTCGTTTAGCCAAACCTTCAATATGCCACCATTTTTGGGAGCGGTATTACCCAGCTTACTGTTTGTGGTTATTGCCGTATATTTACTGAGGCGAAAAGTGTAG
- a CDS encoding RDD family protein: MSKPFPRAGFRRRLGSYIYDFLMAVAVYMLAGFIVSVPYLYLFDQGIIDSQGYAHAIDLLNSHWFYVTLNEAWKLFWVGFFFVYFWAKAGQTIGMRAWRLLVQHQDGSPINKATGCKRLLFTLLGLGNFWVLFDRKNKLSLQDRMTDTEVVVLSVEANRAAMG; this comes from the coding sequence ATGAGCAAACCATTTCCACGGGCAGGTTTCAGACGCCGACTGGGCTCTTACATTTATGATTTTTTAATGGCTGTTGCCGTCTACATGTTGGCAGGGTTTATTGTCTCTGTCCCCTATCTGTATTTGTTTGATCAAGGCATTATTGACTCGCAAGGCTATGCACATGCGATTGATTTGCTCAATTCGCATTGGTTTTACGTTACCTTAAACGAAGCATGGAAGTTGTTTTGGGTGGGCTTCTTTTTTGTCTATTTTTGGGCCAAAGCGGGGCAAACCATAGGGATGCGCGCATGGCGATTACTGGTACAACATCAAGATGGTTCGCCAATAAATAAAGCCACTGGCTGCAAGCGCCTGTTATTTACCTTATTAGGGCTGGGTAACTTTTGGGTGTTATTTGATCGTAAAAACAAATTGAGTTTACAAGACCGAATGACCGACACCGAAGTTGTCGTGCTCAGCGTCGAAGCGAATCGCGCGGCTATGGGCTAG
- a CDS encoding methyltransferase family protein has translation MLKQLELKIPPLLVLIIAMIVLYILPDISILAASTTALHYLHVAAIVLSVLALTIVLLAVLGFRQQHTTVDPTQPNKTEALVVNGIYRLSRNPMYLAFLLLLIAFGLWLNTLGIIPIAIAFIVYLTRWQIMPEESFLRQKFGADYEQYCRQVRRWL, from the coding sequence TTGCTAAAACAATTGGAATTAAAAATACCGCCGTTGCTGGTCTTAATTATCGCTATGATCGTCTTATACATATTGCCTGATATCTCGATATTAGCGGCCTCAACGACTGCGCTACATTACTTACATGTTGCGGCCATTGTGTTGTCGGTGTTAGCACTAACGATTGTCTTGTTAGCGGTACTCGGCTTTAGGCAACAACACACGACAGTCGACCCTACACAGCCAAATAAAACCGAGGCCTTGGTGGTCAATGGTATTTATCGTTTGAGTCGCAACCCGATGTATCTGGCGTTTTTGTTGCTGCTTATTGCTTTTGGCTTGTGGCTTAATACGCTGGGCATAATCCCCATAGCGATTGCTTTTATCGTTTACCTGACGCGTTGGCAGATCATGCCTGAAGAAAGCTTTTTGCGGCAAAAATTTGGCGCCGATTACGAGCAATATTGTCGGCAGGTAAGGCGTTGGCTGTAA
- a CDS encoding outer membrane beta-barrel protein translates to MLKFNGLQLNLVLLLVIFMAANSKVSHGTEVAIGLQRYVPLNQHVEFDGLLFAAKYDIKQHWQLFADFEFLQEEVDNNDFTLSRQLWGVSYHFNWPIALQWTLSLGGHHQQLDFDGVEFDSEENDSSFLAQLESEYAISDNHYAGLRFRYYQIFDNDRYDIGLSYQYQLNHHWRLRLLTELGYDNKFNHDTNRYNIEAHFRF, encoded by the coding sequence GTGCTGAAATTCAATGGCTTACAATTAAATCTAGTATTGTTATTGGTGATTTTTATGGCTGCCAATAGCAAAGTCAGTCATGGCACTGAGGTGGCAATTGGTTTGCAGCGTTACGTGCCGCTTAATCAACATGTCGAATTTGATGGTTTACTGTTTGCCGCAAAATACGACATCAAACAGCACTGGCAATTGTTTGCCGACTTTGAATTCTTGCAAGAGGAAGTCGACAATAACGATTTCACACTGTCACGGCAGTTATGGGGTGTTAGCTATCATTTTAATTGGCCCATTGCGCTGCAGTGGACGCTGAGCCTCGGCGGTCATCATCAACAACTCGACTTTGACGGTGTAGAATTTGATAGTGAAGAAAACGACTCCTCATTTTTAGCGCAATTAGAAAGCGAATACGCGATTAGCGACAATCACTATGCAGGCCTGCGCTTTCGTTATTATCAAATTTTTGACAATGACCGATACGATATTGGCTTGTCTTATCAATATCAATTAAACCATCATTGGCGCTTACGTTTGTTAACCGAACTTGGCTATGACAATAAATTCAACCATGATACCAATCGCTATAATATCGAAGCGCATTTTCGCTTTTAG
- a CDS encoding metallophosphoesterase, translating into MRINCWLNSRLHDCLKKICVIGLVLLLIACGSDDGSSQADNINTKQLSDGVCDNLGVDPSYAFEPMIYTQPGIHLLVMGDTGTGGEQQKQAAQLFENFHINYPFDAIIHTGDVFYPSGISSSDHPYTDSRFKDIYFTKSYGGLPWYLVAGNHDYDGSIGALKGFFAQHDNLNFANNYYHQRLTQDGVVIDLLALDTDPVIKGAVQAEQISWLADTFATVSKQQSVIIAFGHHPIFSNGSHGNNDALTGIFYDMLKQYQTALYLAGHDHNLEYLVKDNVPQFVISGAAGKTLRDIDCGKHSYYAASKAGGFALYVQRAQIWIIPLTSSSEQIMFKLAL; encoded by the coding sequence ATGCGAATTAATTGTTGGCTTAACAGTCGACTCCACGACTGTCTAAAAAAGATATGTGTTATCGGCTTAGTGTTGCTGCTGATAGCGTGTGGTTCCGATGATGGCTCAAGCCAAGCGGATAACATTAACACCAAACAACTTAGCGATGGCGTGTGTGACAACCTTGGCGTCGACCCCAGTTACGCTTTTGAGCCGATGATTTATACACAGCCGGGTATTCACTTATTGGTGATGGGCGACACAGGCACTGGCGGTGAACAACAAAAACAAGCGGCGCAGTTGTTTGAAAACTTCCATATAAACTACCCTTTCGATGCGATTATACATACTGGAGATGTGTTTTATCCTTCCGGCATCTCATCAAGTGACCACCCTTATACCGACAGTCGATTTAAAGATATTTACTTTACCAAATCCTATGGTGGTTTACCTTGGTACCTTGTTGCCGGTAATCATGATTACGATGGCAGCATAGGGGCGCTAAAAGGCTTCTTTGCACAACACGACAACTTAAACTTTGCCAATAATTATTATCATCAGCGCTTAACACAAGACGGTGTAGTCATTGATTTGCTTGCTCTGGATACCGATCCGGTTATCAAAGGCGCAGTCCAAGCAGAGCAAATAAGCTGGTTAGCGGATACCTTTGCTACAGTGAGTAAACAACAATCGGTGATCATTGCCTTTGGTCACCATCCTATTTTCTCTAATGGCTCACATGGCAATAACGATGCATTAACGGGGATTTTTTACGACATGTTAAAGCAATATCAAACAGCGCTTTATTTGGCAGGCCATGACCATAATTTGGAATATTTAGTGAAAGACAATGTGCCGCAGTTTGTTATCAGTGGCGCCGCGGGTAAAACATTGCGCGATATTGACTGTGGTAAGCATAGCTATTATGCCGCATCTAAAGCCGGAGGATTTGCGCTCTATGTACAGCGAGCACAAATTTGGATCATTCCTTTGACCAGCAGCTCTGAACAGATCATGTTTAAGCTGGCTCTTTAA